CGGAACCGGCGCGGTCCTTTCAGCCTGATCCAGAGGCCCGCTCCGGCCATGACCAGCACGCAGGCCCAGCCAAACCACAGGAATTTTCCCTGAGGCGTCAGGAGGCCGCTGTTGTTCTGGTCCGCGCAGACGATGTGAAGCATGCTCATTTCCCGCGAGACAGTGAAGGGCCAGCTCAGCGTGGGGAGGAGCAGCCCGCACAGCTCGCCCGCGGCGGTGAGGACCGCCAGGATGATGAGAAGGTATGCCAGTTTTCTAACCATGTGTGTTATTCAAATTTGATGCGCGGGTCTACGGCGGCCACGATGATGTCGGAAAGCAGGTTGCCCAGCACCATCAGGAAGGAGGTGAGCAGCAGCGTGCCCATGATCAGGGCGTAGTCCTTGTCCATCAGGGCCTGGTAGCTCAGCATGCCGAAGCCCTGGATGTCGAACACCTTTTCCACCAACATGGAGCCGGCCACAATCAGGCTGATCAGGCTACCGAGCGTGGAAGCAATGGGAATGAAGGAGTTGCGGAAGGCGTGCTTGATCACGGCCCCCTTGAAGCTCACGCCTTTGGCCATGGCTGTCCGGACGTAGTCGGAGGAAAGGTTGTCCATCAGGTTGTTCTTCATCATCATCGTAGTGATGGCGAAGGAGCTGACCACGTAGCAGATCAGGGGCAACACGGTATGGTGCAGCAGGTCGGCCGCCTGTTCCCAGAATCCCATGTCCGCAAAGTCCGCGGAGGTAAGGCCGCACAGCGGGAACCATTCCAGGCGCGCGCCCAGGTACACCACGAGCACGGCGCCCAGCGCAAAGCCGGGAACGGAATACCCCAGGAAGATCAGCACGGAGGAAATGTTGTCCACCACGCTCTTGTGCCGTATGGCCTTCACAATGCCCAGGGGAATGCACACGGAATACGTGATGATGGCGCTCAGGATGCCGAAGTACAGGGAGACAGGAATGCGCTCCTTGATCATGTCCCATACCGGTTCATTGTATTTGAAGGAGTTGCCCATGGTGCCCTGGAGCAGGCCGTCAAAGCTTGTCTTGTACATCACGGCCCGCCAGGCATAGCCTTTCGCCTTGTCCTGAATGGCCCCCTCATTTCCCGTCTGCCGCATGCGCCTGGCCCAGCGTTCGGCGCGGTCCATTGGGGATTCCACCTCCACCGTCCATCCTTCCGTAGCCGCTTTCCGGGAAGGCGTCCCGGAAAAGAAGGCGTCCTTGACTTCCTTGGAATCCTTGTCCGGCCGCACGACGACGACCTGTTCTCCCGTCTCGTTCAGATTGATTTTGGTGTGGGTGTCGGAAATGCCGGCATATTCGTCCTCCCTGTCTGCCGGCTCCTCACCGGTAATAATCCCGAATTCCTCACGGGAAATGGAAATCTTCTTGGGCAGCACGCCCAACCATTGAAGATAGGCCGTGACGATGGGTTCCTGAAGGCTGTACTGCTCTTCCAGCCGCTCCATGTCGGCCTCGCTCAGGTTGTTGTCCCCGCGCTGGGAGCCCGCCTTCTGACCGGACAGGGCGCTCATGCTCTGCTGCTGCATCATTTGTTCAATGGGACCTCCCGGAACAAAGCGGGTTATGCAAAAGACGAGGAAGGTGACCCCCAGGAGCGTCAGGGGCATGAGAAGGAGTCGTCTGATGATATAGGTCTTCATTCGTCGCGCAGAACTCTACTGGTTTGTGGCATGCGAGGCAAGCCGCAATCCTTGTTTGTGAGCCTTTCCTAACATGTGGCTTTCCACGTTTTCCCCGGTTCCGGCATGGAGAATACAGAAAAACCGCCAAAATGGCGCCGTATTTCCGGTTTCCGGCCCTGGATGTCCGGCCGCTGTGCGCGGAGGGCTATATTCCTTCCCCCAGTCGGCGCGCCAGCATGTCCGGCAGTCCGGCCGCCAGAATGCGCCGCTGGGCTTCCTCCACGTCGTATTCCACGCGGCGCTGGTAATAAACCATACCGTCCGTATCCAGAATGCCGTAGGCTGCGCGGGGGTCCCCGTCGCGCGGCTGTCCTACGGAACCTACATTGATCAGGTATTTGTTGGTTTTGAGGAGCTGGATATCTCCGGACTCGTACTCCTGGATGCTCCCTTCGTGCCGGATGAAGGTGCGCGGAACGTGGGTGTGGCCGTTGAAGCAGAGGAACTGGTTGTCCCGCAGCATGTTGATGCTGTGCGTAGCCGTGTCCACATTTGTGACGTATGCCCAGGAGTTGGGCTTGTCCTGCGTGGCGTGCACCAGCACGATTTCATTGGGAAGAATGCGCTGGAAGGGAGCGCGGCGCAGCCATTTCTTCTGCTCGTCGGAAAGCTGCTGGCGCGTCCACATCAAGGCGCTGTACGCCACGGGATTCATGCCTGCCGGGTTGTCTTCCCCGATCGCTTCCTCGTCGTGGTTGCCGCGAACGGTGGGAATCTGTCGGGAACGGATGAATTCAAGGCATTCGGAAGGATTGGCGTTGTAGCCCACAATATCACCCAGGCAGTAAACGGCATCGCATTGCAGCTGTTCTATATCCTTCATCACCGCTTCCAGGGCGGGCAGGTTGGCATGGATGTCACTGATCAGGGCTATTCTACTCATGGTGTTGCGAAAGCCCAGTATAGCGCATTTCCCGTTTTTTGCCAAGCGGGTAAATGGAACCGGCGGAGCAACGGCCAAAGGCCCTGGGCTGAATATCCGCGTGGAGGGGTAAAGGCGGCAAAATGATTCGGCGGAGGTAAAACATTTTTTATTCCCTGAAATCCTTAGTCTTTGCCATCCGGCGCCGGATCATCCGGGTTGGCCTCAGGCAGGGATTCCAGAGTTTCCCTCAGTCCGTCCACGGGGTATCTGAGGGAATTGGCCAAGTGGGCGGTCATCATGTCGCGCGCGATTTCGTCTGTAGGATAAAGTTCGCGGAAGGGAATCCTGTCCTTTTCCGGAACATGCAGACGGTTTTCCAGCACGAAAATGTTGGTGACCAGGCTGGGAACGCGGTTGCGGGGGTCTTTGAACAATTCTTTCCCCAGTTTCAGAGCCTCCCTGGATTTGGAGGGGACGCGGGCCAGGGCGTAAAACTCCTTGC
This genomic stretch from Akkermansia biwaensis harbors:
- a CDS encoding ABC transporter permease; the protein is MPLTLLGVTFLVFCITRFVPGGPIEQMMQQQSMSALSGQKAGSQRGDNNLSEADMERLEEQYSLQEPIVTAYLQWLGVLPKKISISREEFGIITGEEPADREDEYAGISDTHTKINLNETGEQVVVVRPDKDSKEVKDAFFSGTPSRKAATEGWTVEVESPMDRAERWARRMRQTGNEGAIQDKAKGYAWRAVMYKTSFDGLLQGTMGNSFKYNEPVWDMIKERIPVSLYFGILSAIITYSVCIPLGIVKAIRHKSVVDNISSVLIFLGYSVPGFALGAVLVVYLGARLEWFPLCGLTSADFADMGFWEQAADLLHHTVLPLICYVVSSFAITTMMMKNNLMDNLSSDYVRTAMAKGVSFKGAVIKHAFRNSFIPIASTLGSLISLIVAGSMLVEKVFDIQGFGMLSYQALMDKDYALIMGTLLLTSFLMVLGNLLSDIIVAAVDPRIKFE
- a CDS encoding metallophosphoesterase family protein, whose product is MSRIALISDIHANLPALEAVMKDIEQLQCDAVYCLGDIVGYNANPSECLEFIRSRQIPTVRGNHDEEAIGEDNPAGMNPVAYSALMWTRQQLSDEQKKWLRRAPFQRILPNEIVLVHATQDKPNSWAYVTNVDTATHSINMLRDNQFLCFNGHTHVPRTFIRHEGSIQEYESGDIQLLKTNKYLINVGSVGQPRDGDPRAAYGILDTDGMVYYQRRVEYDVEEAQRRILAAGLPDMLARRLGEGI